Part of the Natrialbaceae archaeon AArc-T1-2 genome, GTCGGCGACGCCGACCTCCTCGTGACCGGCATCGATCGAACCGGACTCGGTGCCCGGCTGCTCGGACGACCCGGCAACCGGCTGATCGACAGCGTCGACACCACCGCCGTCATGGTCCAGACACACGACGGTCGAAGGCGTGGCCCCCTCGAGCGACTGCTGATGGATCACCTCTTCGGCTGACCGACCGCTCCGTTATCTTCCGTGGGCGAAGATGGTGTTGTCCGACAGACATAATCCCGATCCAACCCACTGATTCGTTCTGCCGACGTCACGCTTGGACGTGGACGCTGTGTTCTCCGACACTGTATCTCGTTGTCCCCCAGCCATTGACTATCCTCCCGCCCGTCGGCTTGACTATGGACGATATCGACCTCGGTCTCGAGGTAGCGGTGGCCGACCGCATCGGACAGCGACTCCGGGAGACGGACGCGACGCTTGCCGTCGCCGAATCCTGTACCGGCGGACTGATCGGAGCTGCAGTGACGGCGGTTCCGGGCTCGAGTGACTACTTCGACAGCGGGCTCTGTACCTACGCCTACGACGCGAAACGCCGGGAACTCGGTGTGAGCCGGGAAGCGCTCGACGAGGACGGTGCGGTCTCTGCTCCCGTCGCCAGGGAGATGGCACGGGGCGTTCGCGACGTGGCCGACGTCACCTGGGGATTGGCGACGACGGGAATTGCCGGACCCTCGGGCGGTACCGAGGAGACCCCCGTCGGCACCGTCTACGTCGGTGTCGCCTACGCCGGTCCCTGGGGATCGGAGACGTCGTACGCGACCGCCTCCCGGTACGAGTTCGACGGCGACCGGGCTTCGATCCGGGCCGCGACGGTCGAGCGAGCGCTCGAGGACCTGATGACAGAACTCGAGACCGTTGCCGAACGCGACCACGGCGACGACCGGTAACGGCGCTCGAGTAGACGGGTCGGGCCCGAGCGAAGGCCTTACGCCGGCCACGCTCCTCGCTTCGGACATGGAAGACGTCACGCGGGTCGAGTGGCGCGAGTGGGGTCAGGACGCGTTCGACGAGGCCGATCGGCGGGACGTGCCCGTCTTGCTCTCGCTCACCGCGACGTGGTGTGACCACTGCCACGAGATGGACGAAGCGACCTACAACGTGCCGACGATCGCAGCCAACGTCAACGACGGGTTCGTCCCTATCCGGGTCGACGTGGATCGTCGGCCCCGCGTCCGCGATCGGTACAACATGGGCGGCTTTCCGTCGACCGTGTTTCTCACGCCCGATGGCACTGTCCTGACCGGAGCCGGCTATCTCGGCGAGGACGGAATGCGCCAGGTCATAGAGAGCGTGCGTCGGATGTGGGCCGAGAAGGGTGCCGATGCGGGTCGGGTTCCGCGTCCGCTTCGCGACACAGAGCCCCCGTCGGGCGCGCTCGACGATGTTGAGGCGGCGCTGCTCGCCCGGCTCGAGGCAGCCTACGACGAGGCCGCCGGCGGCTGGGGCGAGGGCGCGAAGTTTCCGCTACCCGACGCCCTCGAGTTCGCGCTCAAGCGCGACCGCGAGATGGCGCTTCGGTGTTTCGACGCGGTGAGTGCGAACCTGCTCGACGAGTACGAAGGCGGCTTCTACCGGTTTGCGACCGGTGCCGACTGGTCCGGCATCCAACACGAGAAGCTGCTCGACGAGAACGCCGCCCTCGTGCGGGCGTTTTCTCACGCCTACTGTTATACGGGGCGTGATGAGTATCGCGAGCCGGCACATCGGACGATCGAGTACCTGACGACGACGCTGTGGAACGGTGAGGCAGGTGCGTTCGCTGGCAGCCAGGCACCCGCCGACCCCGAGACGTACACGCTCGAGCCGAGCGACCGCGAAAGCGGCGCGGAGCCGCCCGTCGACGACACCGTCTACGCCGGCGCGAACGCGCTCGCGATCGACGCGTGCTGTACGTACTACGGCTACACCGACGACGAGCGCGCTCGACGGTACGCCGAACGCGCGCTCGAGTTCCTCCGGACGGCGCTGCTCGAAGACGGCGTTGCCTTCCACTCCCACGACACCGACTGCGGTGAACCCGGCGACGAGCGTCCGCTGCTTGTGAATCAGGCGCGCGCCCTGGCCGCGCTGACGACGGCCCGGAGCGTGCTCGGAGCCGACGTCCTCGAGACGGCCGAGGCCGTCGTCGAGACGACGATCGACCGGCTGCGCGACGGCGACTCGTTCGTCGACGGCCCCGAAGCCGGCGTTGGACTCTGTGACCGGCCGCTTCGACCGCTCGACAGCAACGTCGAGTTCGCCGACGCGCTGGTCGATCTCGCCGTCTTGACGGGCGAGAACCGGTACCGGACGATCGCTCGCGAGACGCTCGAGGACTTCGCCGGCGCGAGCGACCGGTTCGGTCCCCAGGTCGCGCGGTACGGATCGGTCGCCACGAGACTGTGCGAGGGGCCACTCGTCGTCCGGGTCGCCGATCCGGCCGGCTCCGATCTCCATCGTGCGGCGGTCCGGATCGCCGATCACGAGAAGGTCGTGGTACCCGAAGCCGACCTCGAGGCCGGGAGCGTACGCGTCGACCACGGCAGTCGGCGATCGGAGCCGGCGACAACTCCCGAAGAGTTGAGCGATCGCGTTCAGAGCGTTCTCGAGTGAGTGAGCGAGGCCCAATCCGTTCGAACAGCCCTATGTAAACCACCACAGTGTTTATTACTGCGCGGTCGCTGATCCAGGTATGGCAACGCTCAGGGATCTCGGCCTCTCGGAGTACGAGTCGCGGGTCTACCGGGCGCTTTTGAACACCGGTCCTGCGACGGCGAAAGAGCTATCGCGAGCGAGTGACGTCCCGATGGGACGGATCTACGACGTGCTCAACAGCATCGAACAGCACAACCTCGTGCGAAGTCAGACAGCGAGCCGACCGAAGAAGTACGTCGCCGTCGAACCCGCGACCGCGCTCGATCGGCTACTCGAGGACAAAAAACGCGAACTCGAGGCGCGGGCCAGACAGTACGAGGAGATCGTCGACGATCTCTCGGCGGAACTCGACGTCGCCGATCCGGTCGAAGAGGAGTTCTGGACGGCCGCCGTTGGTCCCGAGGAAACCTACGACCTCCTGCTCGAACGGCTTGCTGCAGCCGATCGCGAGGTCATCATGGTCGCTGCGAATCCATCACCCCAGATCGACGTCCGGACCGTCGGCGAGGACGTCCTCGCGGAACTCGAGGACGCACTCGACCGCGGCGTGACCGTCGACGTCTTGCTCAGTCGGGACCTCGTCGACGCACTTCCCGAGAGCGTCGGCCGTCGGTACCGGCGAACGCTCCAGGCCCGCGAGGACTTCTCGGTGCGGACGAACGACGACGTCCGGGGATCGTTCAACATCATCGACGACGTCGAGGTCTGTATCCAGGTTCCTAACCCCCTCGCCACCGGCGACGCGTTCGGAATGATCGACCTCAAGGATCCGGCGTTCGCCGCCGACGTCCACGACGAGTTCTTCTCGACGTGGGAGGAAGCGACGCCGCTTCAGTTCTAGCCTCGTCGCCGAATCCGGCAATATATTCCTTCTCCAGCGTCAGTTTCGAAGCTCCCGGAGCGTCTCCCGGCCGGGCGCGATCAGCTCGTCGAGGTAGCTCGCGAGCGTGCTCTTCGCGTCGGCGGGATGGAGCTCGCCGGACTCGAGGTCGGCCGCCAGCGACTCGTAGTCGTCGTAGGTAACGTCGCCGCCGTACTGGTCGGGCCGTTCGACAGTGACCGACTCGAACCGGGGGAAGACGTGGTACTCGAACAGCTCGAGAACGGGGTTTTCGCGCTCGGTGCCGTCGTCGTCGGGCTCGGGATCGCGCGTCGGTGGACAGTACGCCGAGTTGACTTTGTGTTCGATCTCCTCGGTCGAATCTTCCATCGAGATCGTTACGCCCTCGCTCGAGGACATCTTTCCCGCGCCGGTGGTGAGGTCGGCGATGATGGGCGTGTGCAGACACGGCCGAGTCTCGTAGCCCAGATCCGAGATCTCCTCGCGGTGGAGCATGTGGACCTTGCGCTGGTCTAAGCCGCCGACGGCGAGGTCGAGGTCGAGGTATTCGATGTCGAGCGCCTGCATCAGCGGGTAGACGACGTGGCTCACTTTCGCGGTCTCGCCGCTTTGGAGTTCGGCCATCGCCCGCTGGGCGCGGTTGAGCGTCGTCGAGAGCTCGAGTTCGTGGAGATCGAGCGTGTACTCCTCCTCGAGCTGGAACGCAGAGCCGTAGACGAACTCGGTGTGTTCCTCCTCGAGGCCGTAGGCGACGAACTGGGCCCGCATCTGTTCGGCGGTCTCGCGGATCTCCTCGAACGTTCCTTTGCCGTTGAGGTAGGCGTGGACGTCTGCGAGCAAGACGACGACCTCCATACCCGCCTCCTGGAGGTCGATGAGCTTGTTCGCCGTCAGGAGATGCCCGATGTGGAGTACGCCGGATGGCTCGTAGCCGACGTAGACGCGCTTGCCCTCGGGCTCGTCCGCAAGGTCTCGCACCTCCTCTTCGGGGACGACCTCCTCGGCGTTGCGCGTGATCAGGTCGTAGGTATCCATCTCTATTTGAGCGGAATCAACGGACGGATTTAGTACTTCTCTCTCGTCCGGCCTCGCGCGTGAGTGTCTGTCCCTACTCGCCGACTCTGCTCGCGATCAGTTCCGAGTGGATCCCGAAGCCGCTCGTATACACCCGGTCATGATTCGTTCAACAGTCGGCTGCCGGGAGTGGCCTCGATACGGGTTCAGTCGGCCATTCATACTGTCGGTCATGGATCTGTGAACGTGGGTCTGGTTGATTCGTCCGTTTAGCGTGTGTCTGGATGTTCTGTCGCTCATCATGTTCACGTAGTTATGACCGACAGTATCAGTCCACGAGACCGTTGACTGGACCATGACCGGGTGTATATCTCGTCGTCGGGAGGCGTATGCCTGCCGAACGCTCAAACGGGCGGGCCCCGTACCGACGCTGATCGATGGGATACAGGGAGGATTTCGTTAACGCCGTTCGCCGGAGCCTCGTCCCCCAGGTTCACTATCTGCTCGATGGCACGTTCGGCGGCTACGCTGTCAGTCACACCACCGCCGAGGAGTACGTCTTCACGGCTCACTGTTCCGAGGAGACGATCGAGGCAGTCCTCGAGGACGTCGGCTTCTCCCGGAACCCGATCGCCTCGCTGAAGGTGCGGATAGACGGCAACACCTCCGAGGGATCGTGGGTGTGGCGACG contains:
- a CDS encoding CinA family protein; this translates as MDDIDLGLEVAVADRIGQRLRETDATLAVAESCTGGLIGAAVTAVPGSSDYFDSGLCTYAYDAKRRELGVSREALDEDGAVSAPVAREMARGVRDVADVTWGLATTGIAGPSGGTEETPVGTVYVGVAYAGPWGSETSYATASRYEFDGDRASIRAATVERALEDLMTELETVAERDHGDDR
- a CDS encoding DUF255 domain-containing protein, which encodes MEDVTRVEWREWGQDAFDEADRRDVPVLLSLTATWCDHCHEMDEATYNVPTIAANVNDGFVPIRVDVDRRPRVRDRYNMGGFPSTVFLTPDGTVLTGAGYLGEDGMRQVIESVRRMWAEKGADAGRVPRPLRDTEPPSGALDDVEAALLARLEAAYDEAAGGWGEGAKFPLPDALEFALKRDREMALRCFDAVSANLLDEYEGGFYRFATGADWSGIQHEKLLDENAALVRAFSHAYCYTGRDEYREPAHRTIEYLTTTLWNGEAGAFAGSQAPADPETYTLEPSDRESGAEPPVDDTVYAGANALAIDACCTYYGYTDDERARRYAERALEFLRTALLEDGVAFHSHDTDCGEPGDERPLLVNQARALAALTTARSVLGADVLETAEAVVETTIDRLRDGDSFVDGPEAGVGLCDRPLRPLDSNVEFADALVDLAVLTGENRYRTIARETLEDFAGASDRFGPQVARYGSVATRLCEGPLVVRVADPAGSDLHRAAVRIADHEKVVVPEADLEAGSVRVDHGSRRSEPATTPEELSDRVQSVLE
- a CDS encoding TrmB family transcriptional regulator, which codes for MATLRDLGLSEYESRVYRALLNTGPATAKELSRASDVPMGRIYDVLNSIEQHNLVRSQTASRPKKYVAVEPATALDRLLEDKKRELEARARQYEEIVDDLSAELDVADPVEEEFWTAAVGPEETYDLLLERLAAADREVIMVAANPSPQIDVRTVGEDVLAELEDALDRGVTVDVLLSRDLVDALPESVGRRYRRTLQAREDFSVRTNDDVRGSFNIIDDVEVCIQVPNPLATGDAFGMIDLKDPAFAADVHDEFFSTWEEATPLQF
- a CDS encoding tyrosine--tRNA ligase; the encoded protein is MDTYDLITRNAEEVVPEEEVRDLADEPEGKRVYVGYEPSGVLHIGHLLTANKLIDLQEAGMEVVVLLADVHAYLNGKGTFEEIRETAEQMRAQFVAYGLEEEHTEFVYGSAFQLEEEYTLDLHELELSTTLNRAQRAMAELQSGETAKVSHVVYPLMQALDIEYLDLDLAVGGLDQRKVHMLHREEISDLGYETRPCLHTPIIADLTTGAGKMSSSEGVTISMEDSTEEIEHKVNSAYCPPTRDPEPDDDGTERENPVLELFEYHVFPRFESVTVERPDQYGGDVTYDDYESLAADLESGELHPADAKSTLASYLDELIAPGRETLRELRN